One Xiphophorus maculatus strain JP 163 A chromosome 10, X_maculatus-5.0-male, whole genome shotgun sequence genomic region harbors:
- the LOC102233434 gene encoding ras-related protein Rab-37-like yields MERMESMEPISACYKTAYPEINPDSGYGSGENQARTPPAPSYDEDLVHKTILVGDSGVGKTSLLVQFDQGKFIPGSFSATVGIGFTNKEVTVDNVKVKLQIWDTAGQERFRSVTHAYYRDAHALLLLYDITNKSSFDNIRAWLTEIHEYAHTDVVIMLLGNKADMSGERAIRRDEGERLAREYSVPFMETSAKTGVNVELAFTAVAKELKHRAVQHPSEPKFQIHEYIESQKEKSGCCSYF; encoded by the exons ATGGAGCGGATGGAGTCAATGGAGCCGATCTCGGCGTGCTACAAGACGGCGTACCCGGAGATCAACCCCGACAGCGGCTACGGCTCCGGAGAGAACCAGGCGAGGACCCCTCCGGCCCCGAGCTACGACGAAGACCTGGTGCACAAG ACCATCTTGGTCGGGGACAGCGGCGTAGGGAAGACCTCCcttctggttcagtttgacCAGGGCAAATTCATCCCAGGCTCCTTTTCTGCCACAGTTGGAATTGGATTTACG AATAAAGAGGTAACTGTTGACAACGTAAAAGTCAAACTACAG atttgGGACACAGCAGGACAGGAACGCTTCAGAAGTGTGACTCACGCATATTACAGAGACGCACATG cTTTGCTGCTTCTGTATGACATCACCAACAAATCGTCGTTCGACAACATCAGG GCGTGGTTAACAGAAATCCATGAGTATGCTCACACCGACGTAGTCATCATGTTGCTGGGCAACAAG GCCGACATGAGCGGCGAACGAGCGATCAGGAGAGACGAAGGAGAGAGGCTGGCCAGA GAGTATTCGGTCCCTTTCATGGAGACGAGCGCCAAGACGGGAGTCAACGTAGAGCTCGCCTTCACAGCCGTAGCCAA GGAGCTGAAGCACCGGGCCGTCCAGCACCCCAGTGAGCCCAAGTTCCAAATTCACGAATACATCGAGTCACAGAAGGAGAAGTCCGGCTGCTGCAGCTACTTCTGA
- the slc9a3r1 gene encoding Na(+)/H(+) exchange regulatory cofactor NHE-RF1 — protein MSHLRPRLCVLEKSPTGYGFHLHAEKGRTGQFIRLVEPDSPASASGMLARDRLMLVNGENVEGESHQQVVARIRATTGALELIVADPETAELLSKHDLRCRKEYVTEGIPLPGGDSDSEHEDKRSNGTPVPRENGDTSSVSSGSVSSSTKVERDGPRPRLCHMKKGSGGYGFNLHSEKNKPGQYIRAVDDDSPAQRAGLRPQDKIIQVNGVSVIGMQHTEVVAAIKANGDETTLLVVDAEAEEFFKKCNVQPGEEHVTGLLPEPVSERGSDEEVSSQLKSKLSVSSQASSSSSNASHPAADRSSSPPQGERTPEPEPEPTPSGDAMGLNMSLAQAKERAHQKRAAKKAPPMDWSKRNELFSNL, from the exons atgtctcacCTTAGACCCAGGCTCTGTGTGCTGGAGAAGTCGCCTACGGGTTATGGGTTCCACCTGCACGCAGAGAAGGGCAGAACCGGGCAGTTCATTCGGCTCGTGGAACCCGACTCCCCTGCCTCCGCGTCCGGGATGCTCGCGAGAGACCGGCTGATGCTCGTGAACGGGGAGAACGTGGAGGGCGAGAGCCATCAGCAGGTGGTGGCGAGGATACGGGCCACCACGGGAGCGCTGGAGCTTATCGTAGCGGACCCCGAAACGGCGGAGCTGCTGAGCAAGCACGACCTGCGGTGCCGGAAGGAATACGTGACGGAGGGCATTCCCCTGCCCGGCGGGGACAGCGACTCGGAGCACGAGGACAAGCGGAGCAACGGCACCCCTGTCCCGCGCGAGAATGGGGACACGTCCTCGGTGAGCTCGGGGAGTGTGAGCTCCAGCACAAAG GTTGAGAGGGACGGGCCGCGGCCTCGCCTCTGCCACATGAAGAAGGGCTCCGGCGGCTATGGCTTCAACCTGCACAGTGAGAAGAACAAGCCAGGCCAGTACATCCGAGCCGTGGACGATGACTCCCCAGCACAGAGAGCCGGCCTCCGACCGCAGGACAAGATTATCCAG GTCAACGGTGTGTCTGTGATCGGCATGCAGCACACAGAGGTGGTGGCGGCCATCAAAGCCAACGGCGATGAGACCACCCTGCTGGTGGTGGACGCCGAGGCCGAAGAGTTCTTCAAGAAGTGCAACGTCCAGCCCGGCGAGGAGCATGTGACCG GACTGCTTCCTGAGCCGGTGTCAGAGAGAGGATCGGACGAGGAG GTTTCCTCCCAGTTGAAGTCCAAACTGTCTGTGAGCTCCCAGGCTTCCAGTTCTTCATCCAACGCCTCCCACCCAGCAGCAGATCGCAGCTCATCCCCGCCACAG GGCGAGAGGACTCCGGAACCGGAACCCGAGCCGACCCCGTCGGGTGACGCCATGGGCCTGAACATGTCTCTGGCCCAAGCCAAAGAACGAGCCCATCAGAAGCGAGCCGCTAAGAAAGCTCCGCCTATGGACTGGAGCAAGAGGAACGAACTGTTCAGCAACTTATAA